The genomic interval TATCATCTCGAGGCCATGCTCTTAGAGGGGAACACTTAACTGCTCAGCAaccttcctcctgccctgagAAGAAGCAACCAAAATCTATCCTGTGGGGACACTCTCCTGGACTAGACCCTGCCAATGAGAAAGTTTGTGAATCTCACAGGTGTACGTGACTATTGATGTCAGATGTAAAAATGCAGAACACTTTACTGAGGAAAGATATGTATTTCTAGGAGAGTAAAGATGGAAGGTTTGAAAATTTGGGGACATATAAATCTCCTTGTATGACTTCAGCTCAGATAGATGAAGTGGCTTCTTCTAGGTTTGTGGTGAAACAAGAACCAGAACAGAGGCctagggacctggggatcctggtggacaacaggatgaccatgagccagcactgtgcccatgtggccaggaaggccagtggcatcctggggtgtgttagaaggggggtggttagtaggtcgagggaggttctccttcacctctactccaccctggtgagaccacatctggaatattgtgtccagttgtgggcccctcagttcaagaaggacagggaactgctggagagagtccagcacaggacaacaaagatgatgaagggagtggagcatctcccttacgaggaaaggctgagggagctgggtctctttagcttggagaagaggagactgaggggtgacctcattcatgtttataaatatataaagggtgagtgtcaggaggatggagccaggctcttctcggtgacaaccaatggtaggacaaggggtgatgggttcaaactggaacacaagaggttccacttaaataggagaagaaacttcttcacagtgagggtaacagaacactggaacagtctacccagggggattgtggagtctcctaactctggagatattcaagacCTGCTTGgtcacattcctgtgtaacctcatctgggtgttcctgctccggcagggggattggactggatgatctcttgaggtccctcccaatccctaacattctgtgattctgtgattctgtgaccccTACAGCCCAGCAAGCAACACTTTTCCCTTCTGGTTAATCCATCTTCTGAATCATTTATGTATGTTTTGAGGCTGCTCACAAAGTTCCGAGGCATTAGTCTGGATAAGAAAGTGCGGAGAGGTGTTGTGTGTGCTGTCAGCCCCCCGGCAGTGTGTCCATCTGCTCTCATGCGCTAACGAGGACCTGCTGCGCGACACTTTTCAGGAAGCTCCGATCTTCAGGGCCTTTTGCATTAATCTTTAATATGCTCTTTATGTGCTTCTCATGTAGGaattcaaagacagaaaataagctGCTTAGCAGAGATGGGGCATATTAGCTGACTTATACTGCAGGCTGTGGGCCAAATCCACCAGCCTCTAGTGCAGAAGAGACCAGCTCAgctgatatgcccttttgcaatttttttttcaatgagaaGAGACAAACACATCAGCACCATAAGGGATCCCATCCTCTGTTTTTCAGtccttcctttctttgagctACCTGATCTCTCCAAGAAGACACATGAGGAAAGTTCTCAGTGGAGGCTCAGCAAAGCTGCCAAGAAATGCACACCAGACAAACAGGGCCACAGTCGCTTCAAAAGTAAGCTCTAATAACAGTCCAAATGCCCAAATTCAGTGTGTTACCCATCTAGAAGCAGGTCCACAAAGTCAAAGGAACTACTTCTGCACATACGTGATCTCAGAGGAACCTGGGGTTGGAGGTTCATGAGCACAACTTCACCAGACCTAGCCTGGAAGCATGGATACTGCTGGGGTTGGTTTATGCTTTTGTGATAAAAGTTGAGTATCTGCATTAGCTGTTTCCACATTAGATGTCAGAGATTCCTGCTCTTTCATGTATTTTGTGTCCAGTGTTTTGCTTTGAGTTGGAGGCAAACCATTACTCAGAGGGCAATGGTATCAttccaggttaaaaaaaaaaaaaacaaaatcttcaaAGAGAAGATCTAGCTTAACTACGGGATAATTCAGTGTACAGTGTTATATGTTCCTAGTAGCCTGTAGAAAGCCTGGCATATGCAAGTTTTCTGAGTTAGTGCTGGCATACACAGTCCTGTAAGTTCTAGTAATGATCTTTAAGTTTattaaaatgcactgaaaagGAAGGTGAcataataaaacagaataaatagtGGTGCCTTGTAAAGCCTGAAATGTCCACGTGAGTATCTTGAGTACAGTGCTAACCACAATAAATTTGGAGTGGAAATGAGCTCTTCCAGTTTGTTCTGAAATCTCTCTCTGGAGCAGAGCTGATGGTTGCTCTagcaatatttaatattttatttattggcATCATATGCTCTGTACTATTATGCCGcatttggtttgtgtgtgtttaactTGTGTAAATTAACTACTCTGCAGTGGTACAGTACTTACAAACCGACCTACTGCGATGCATCGCCTATAGCATATGTTGCTACGGAAGCTCTGTTGTTTATGAACACCCCAGGCGTGATTGCATTATAGCGATAGCTGTATGCTGTTCTGGTGTAAAGCATGGGCCTCATCCTGCCATCCACAGCCATGCTAAGAGCTCGTATTCTGTTGTGTTCAAGGCACAAAAAGTGCTGCCTGTGGAATTTTCCTTCTAAGTAAGAATAGTTCCACTAGCAGGGAGATTTTTCTAAAACATAGTAGCATCTGGTTCTCATTTAGAGAATCAGTCATTTATCCAGTTTTCCAAGACTGAGACGCAAGATGTCAAACGACTTCAGTCCAGGCACCGAGTTGGTGGATCAGGTTGATTTACATCTCAAGATGCTCTTAGTTCTCTCCTTTGGGCAGCACAGGTTACAAACTGATAGAAAAGAGAGTTTCCAGCACTAATGCAGTAGTgcctgtctcttctcctgtaaCCTATGCACACTCATATATTAAGACTCTGTAAGATCATATCATGGTGTTTTCCCAAGCCTGGATATATCTTCTGATTAGATATGTATGCTGGATTAAGCCAAATCCCCACTTAAgtgatgtattttatgtatCTAGGTCATTTGCACAACAATTTTTATTGTAAATCTGGAATAACAAGCACAGCTCTTGGCAGAGTTCCGTATGGCAGAAGCATTTTATGATGTCTTCATATAAACGCATGTGAGCTTTactagaggggaaaaaaaataaaaaggagaacaaattAGTTAATTTGTCTATGGTTTTCCTGGCAACTCAAGAGTAACCAGGAAAGACAACTGGAGaggctcagagctgctgcttttactctgctttTGGGTAAACATGTTGGGCAGCTCTTGGCCCACTCTCAGTCTGGCCCTGGGAACCTGCAGTGGGGAATGCAGCAAAAACCTGCTGGTTTTGTCCAGATGGGCTGCAGTGGGGAGTGGGGCTGTTAGCTGCAGGGAGAGGGGTGATATACCAAAAGCTACCCCAAAACAGGGCAGGCACAGCTCAAGCCTCGGGCAGGGTATGGACCAGGCACCTCTGCACGGGTACAGGCACCTCAGGCATCTCCTGCTGGCTTCATCCCACCACAGGTGACCCTCCTGCTTGCAGACCAGAGCCCACTGCCATAGACATTGTACAGTTATTTCCAATGCAAAGCAACCAAAAGGTAGTTGCAACCCTAAAGAGCTTAAAATCGAATCACTTGGAAGGCAAGCTGTGGCTTGGTTGCATTAGTGGTTATCACAACCACAGACAGATGTTAGGTTATGACAAAATCCTACATTGTGAAAACAAAGTAATTACACATCTGGGTTATTTGTGACTTGCATCAGTTCTTTCCTGTTTGCTGAATTGAAATGCAAGCACATAAGCAATGCATTCTGCTGCATTGTTCAAACAGTGAAgcacctccagcagcactgctgcccaAACACGCTGTGGCTCTGCATGGGGAGAAGGGCTCACTTCACTGTTAGAAACCAAAAAACCtttgaaaaacacagtaaaatctGTACTAACTCAGAGCTGGCCTTGCTTGGGACAGCGACTGAGCATGCATCATCTCTTGGTCTGCTTATTTCAATATATTACTGAGCATTTCTATAGAACAAGGATTTAAAATACCctcattttattacttttttttcttatcgcCCTTGGTACACAAACTCATCCCTCAGCTGCAGTTTACCCAAAGCAATGCCAGTAAATTTAGAAGATTTCTGTCAGTGGATCTGTAAGCAGGGTTTGTACCCACATGCCAAAACTCTAGTATtttaacagcttctttttctcAGAACGCATACAGAAATCATACAGATGATTTCTAGCAGGACACTTGTTCATGCTGAGCCAGCAAATAATTTTCTAGTCTTATTTTGAATCACTCTTAGGACAAGTCTTAGCTCTGCATGTACCAActaggccaaaaaaaaaaagggtggagAAAAAGACACAACGCCTTTTGTCCTCTCCAGAATTTGTTTAAAACCTCAGGGATGAATAAGGCACTTTATTTAACCCAGCCTAGCTATAAATAGGAAGCAGCACCTTAGCCTCTACGTGAACTAGGGAATTTAGATGTGTCTCCTCAGTTACAATTCACTTGGGAGGCACAGTTTCAGTTTGAGATGTATTCCCATACTCAAAGGTCATTGAAGGTAACCAAGGGCTCTGGGTTTGGTCCAAAGAAGAGAGACCTTGACTTAGAAGGAAGGTGCTGGGATCAGCAGGAGCCAAACagctgctttgcctttgcttgtgttttctggTTGTGCTTTAAGCACCAAGTTCTCCTGACGTTTAGTGTCCCAAATcccatcttttttgttttgttttgtttctgctggAGCAAAACTGGTTTCAGCACAGTGGGAGTGATTGCTCATCCCTGTGGTACATGAAGGGCTTCATGGTGGAAAAGGCACAAGGAGGTGCTCTTCCCTCTCTGCAGAAATCCTTTGCAGGAGTGGGGccagctcctgtccccacaAGGGACACTGGCACTGCACTTTTGAGCCAAATTACCAAAACCAAGATGAACAAGAACGCCTGAGATTTATAGAAACCTCTTCTACAGGAGGTCCCAGACCTTGGGGTCATGAGAAGGGGGTGGATGAGCTGTCCCAGCCACATGTGTGTCCTGCTGGTGGCTGGACATGGCCattaagaagtaaaaaaatccaaccaTGCTGTTTCCAGAGCCCATGCACTTTACAGCTACGTGGAGACCATTTTTGTGTACAATTCAGTTTGTTCTTTCTCCACCataaatttggggaaaaaaagctagTTGCTTCCCTCTACACACCCAAGCTGAGAGTTAAAGAGCAGTACCAGGGAAATAGCACTTGAGTTGCTGTTTTTCATCCCATGTTGAGTTTATTTTGTTCTGCCTGTGTATCTACAGTTGCAGTTCTGTATTTGCAAGACCTCACCAGCCTGAAGAGTTAATACCAGAGGACATATGAGGCTGCCAAATGAAGGCTGGGTTGACAAGACAGGTGCCTGTgctacttcttcctgctcaaatAATGATCAGTGAATAGTTAAGAGCAACAATAAATTATTCTTAGATTTCCAGCACTGTGGGATCTGGAGCTTTCCCCATCTCCTGGGTCTGGCTGTACAtcccagcagcaccccagtCCCAGGGGTTTTCATGGCTTCATTGCCTGCTGAATAGTAATGCGTGGGGGTACAGTTGTCAGGGGTATAGAGGACACGTGGGTGTGTGACAACATCCAACCTATGTTTCATAAATGAAATGACTAATTCATAAAGAGAATTTGTCACACTCCAGGAGCCATGCCGATGCTGAATGCTGGCTTGATTGCAAACATCCATATAATGGTTGGACTCACCGCAATCACGggcattttaaaaagattttctttGGTGTGTGGGCATGAATTGTCAGGCAGGATGAAAAGATCCTTGTCCTTCGTAGAGTAAGGTCTGGGGTCTGAAAGCTGAACATGAGGCAAACAGCTCCTGGTGTGTGTCCCCACCTCCCTGGAGGCCCCactcctgcccagctcccagGTGAGCTCAGGGAGCGTCTCCAGAAGGGCAGTCTGCTAAGGTTAGATGTCGAGTTTTTGGACTCTTCATGGCAGAAATACTGGACAAAATGGAGGAAAATGTTTCATCAGCATTCTTAGAGGAAAATTGcaactttttaatatttaaagttgtttgttgttctggggttttttttgttttgtttttaaagagagaaaaccaGAAACTTTGTTAAAATCCTACTTTTCCAGAACTGAGTGCATATAAACTTTGGAGAGTCACTGTCTCTGAAATGAAAGCCACAATATGTTTTCAAAGACAATGGGAAGAAGGATGCCCTGCTCTAATTTGTGATGGAAGCAGTGCATGTGAGTAACAGCTTTTATAATGTAAATGTGAGGGCTGTGATGTTTGTTATGAGAATCATGGCTCCCTGTAGCTGCCAAGGATCACTTTTCTCCACAAAAGAATTCACACAAATATtgtattttgggggggggggggaaggtaAAAATACTAATTAGGATTGATTTGATTTAGATGtgacatttttcagtttcacataataaaaaacaatttcCATCTCTTACTGGTGGTATAAATAAAGGTTAATTCCACTGAAAATGGTATTTGCTCCTTTAGACAGGTGAATCAAACAGAATACATCTAAAAGAACTACTAAGCAGACGTCTAAtcaaagacaaatgaaaatatcTCATAATATGTCGATGGGATAACATTAAATAAACCGGAGGATCCAGTGGATTTAAGTTTAAAATATGTCAGGAGCAAGACAACAGTGTTCTGATGCTAATCCTATATAGTTAATTACAGAAAAACTGCCCCTGCCTTCAGCCTCGAGGAAAGAGAGCAGCCAGGACTCAGCACAGATCTCACAGCAACATAAAACCAGCACCAGTTCAAATTGCATCCCCTGGAGCCATCAGGTAGCACCTGTTGCATCCTTATGTGCATGAACACCACACGCCACGCAGGAAAACCCCCGAAGGAAGGGATGGCTTCTAGCAACGTGAGAAGGAGGCAGCACTGGTTGCTCTGCCACCCCACCCCCAGGGTAATATATGCCTGGACGTGAGATTTTCCATGCACGGCACATGGAAACTCCAGTACTGAGTGACATTAAGCATCAGGTTTGCAAGCGTTGCCAAGTCCCAAAGCTGGGGTCATTGCCTCCAGCCTGGACACAGGAAATTTCCCTAATCATGCTGGGGAGAAACTGGCTTTGACCCCAAGCAAAGCTTTTTGCCACGCTGATATACCCATCTTGgaatgcagcagctgcttttgaaCCGCAAAAGTAAGTGTGAGTCTCAGCCTCCAGTGATCTGATCCTTTGCTTTTTGGTAACTTGACTTTTCGGGAAAAAATTTGTTGTTCAGTGGCAGATTATCTCTGCCTCTCATCTTCTCTGCCACATGACGCTGCTCTCCTTGCACGGCGTATAGGTTTCCAGTAATGTGAGTTCCTGCTGGGCTCCACAATAGCCTTtccagaaaatgttaaaaatgtgcattgCATTAAAAGGTGAAGGCCGATGAGCCAGCTGActcgctgcaggcagagggacGGGGTCCCAGCCAGGGCCAAGGGGCCGCATCAAGCAGGGCAGCAAGGAAATCCCAAGACAGAAGCAGCGAATGTTGAACTGCCTGGTCTAGGAAGGGCTTCAAGGAAAGAGATGGAAAGGGCAACTGCCATTAATGTAAATCTCAATTTGTCTGAGTAGGAGTACGTGGGTATGAGTGATAGGACGGGAGCTGCACACCACCACAAACGacccttttcatttttaaaccgAGACACTGTGGACACATCACTTCTTCCAGTCAGTCCAGTATAGGCATTTAATAGGCTAAATGGTGTAATACATCTACATGACATACATTAGTAGAGTATTATGTACAGGTGGCATTTTACAAAATTAGAAAGAACTGAAATAGAGCAAAATCCAACAATGTCTTACTCCATAAAACTTCCTTTCTGCACTACATGAAATATTCTACAAGCCAGACTAGAAAAATATGActgaatgtcttttttttttttctttttagtttctaCAAAGCTtttaatccagaaaaaaatacaaaacaactATTGAGTTTATTAGAGAGACAACACTTGCACACAGACAAATTAAGTGGACATTCATAGGCCAGCAAGTTGAATAAATAGGGCTTGTTTgtataaaaccatttttttctctatcttGCTCTCCTATTTTAGGGCCTTTGGCCCgtgttcagaaaaataaaaagggaggaGGAGTTTGGCTTTGCGTGGTTAAACTGAGGCCACACGGCTTTAGGAGAAAGCTTTAGTCTGAAGTATCCATTTGCTTCAGGTAAAATACTTCAAGGGAGCAGCAttaagagggaaaggaaaacagaggagTAATTAGGCTGGAAGGAGGAAATCTGGCATTTCTATATGGGTGTAGCTTTACATACTAGGATGAGAAAAGTACTGCTGCGTGGTGTTTTTCTCAGGGTTTATGTagaattttcttgtttctttgggAAACTTATTTAGGGAAGTGCCATTGACCTCAGGTGGAAATAGGATAAGAGCCATCCagagcaggaagggagggagtgTCTGAAAGCAGATAGAGAGCACATAAAATTGGGGGAAGTGTTCCAAAcaactgtttttccttttacaaagCGAAAAGCAAGTTAAGAGATATGTCTAACGTCATTCCTCACAGAGCTGGGCAGACGCAGATTGAAAGGAAATCACACAGCTAAAAATATGTCGtcactgctgttgtttttttcccccagagtTTTGCGAAACTTCTTAATGGTTGATGCAAAAACAGTGTTTAAAGAGCACCCCGCATCCGCCCGGCTGCCTCGCCAGCGCAGCTTTCCTCCCACCACGACCAGCTGCAGACGGGTCTGCGCAGGGGACCTCCTCTCGCTGCTCAGGTGCTGCCCGAAAACGCAGCTTGAGCTTGTTCTTGTTGCATTGGCTTTACCAGAAAACTGTCACCAGTGAAGGGGGTGACTGAGAGGGCAGCCAGATTTAGGAGGTGCTCTGAAACCTTCAGTTGTTCTGGCGAAATTCGGTGCTCTGACCAGAATCCCActcatcaacaaaaaaaaatccgtGACAGCATAAGGAAGAGAGTCTACATCAAGAAGGCAAAACAGATTGTTATACAGGTTGAGACAGCAAAGTTTAACTTAAGTATCACATTATACTATACTACACTGCTTATAAAAAGGGGTTTAGATCCCAAACACCCCAAATAATAAGCTATAGTTTTGTACATAAATTAATGTTGCTTTGAAGTAAAATAGTCTCTTTCCTTTGTATTAAACATTCATTGCACAGAATTATTTGtaagtaaatatattaaatttgGTTGCTAAGAAGGTATAAACTTATTAATACATCTGACCAGTAAATTTTACCCACCATTACACAATTAAAAGTTAACATTAGAGGAAATTATtactggagaaaagaaagcacttGGAAGTCAATTTAGGAGTTAACACTGGAAGAAATCCTGTTATTTCATTCCACCTACAGCGAGAGGCTTCTTCTGGCTGCAACATTAATTGAAAGTACAGACCCCATTctgcagagatggagaaagcCAACTTCATAGCTTACAGCACACTCGTCACTGACAGAGTCAAACCCTTTTGAGTACATGCATTATCTACCTCCATCAACACTGTCCAAAAGGCAGTGTTTTGGGATTAGATCGGTGCTTCTCCTGGGACAGTGGGAGGGAGTCTCTGAGAGGCCCCTGTGCAGGAACGGGTTCACCCCTGTCAAAATGGCCCCCAAATCCCCAAGGAAAATCCACTGGAAGCCCGAGGTGTCCAGAGACAGCTTGTCCCACCATGAGCTCTGGTCTCCAGGAGGTGGCCCTGCAACCACAGCCAAGTGGGATGCGCTGTGGGTGAGGTCACCCCGGCACCTCTGCTCCCACTGGCATCACCAGttgggcaggagggaggcaggtgcGTGTCCCATCACCTGAAACGTCCTCCACTCCCTCCTACTGTGGCTGGCATGGGGAGGACCTGGCATCAGGCAAAATGGAGAGCAGGTTTGGACCGTGCTATGGAGTGCCCCTCACCCACCCGCAACCACTGCCCAGCTCGGGATGAGGGAGGAACAGCTGGGCACCTACGTTATACACAAAACATACCAAAAGAAGAATTGTCACAACAATTTCTATTAACAAGGCAGGACAAATCCAGCCCTGGCAGAAGCGGGAGCCATCTCATTGGCTTCAAGGGAGAGGAGCACACCCCATGCCATGGCTGGACCTGGGCCTCAAGTGTGCACGAACAGCACGATCCACCCCACCAAGCCTACAAACAGACAGCCTCACTCCACAAGCACCGGCAACTAGCTAATCCGCTTCGTCAATGTATAGCAAGAAAGCATTTCCCAAGCGTTAGCCTTATTGAAAAGGCGGCTAAGAAAGGCTGGTTCATTCAAATTTGCACAGGTTAAGCCAAAGGGAGAGAACTGCTCTGGGCCgccccagggcagcagcctGGAGGCAAATCTTACACTTGTGTCTCTATACAAAAGATACAAAATCAAATGGTGACATTATATTACATCTATTGTCCATAATATCACAGTGCTAGTTTTAAATGGctaaaaacaagaaagattttagaTTTAAGACATCCCTCCTGTAGAAATGTAACCCCTTTGTCCTGCTGTTGATACCTGAAAGCAGCCTTGCTTGAAAAAGGTAAATCCAATGAAATGTGCTAATTGAAATTAGGAGCATTTTTTCCTTGATAATCTCATATTTCCTAACACGTCCCACTGTTTCCcaaggaaaaattaaacaaataatatGAATCCCAGCCTGAAAATCAAAATGTTGAAAAGAACAGTTCTAAAGCCCAGACGCTTCTTACCAGGTACTAACTAAATAAAAACCTTGCAGATTTAAATACAGATTACTTTGACATGTCTTCAGAGTGTGTTAGCTTTCCAACAACATTCACAATGAAGTTTCACTTCGGAGGCCATGGAGTCCCTACTCATCCTCTTCAGTTCTGCTTTCCAGAGTATCTGTACTTTCTTCCACTTCTTGAGCCGGGTGCACTAAGGTATCTGCAAGGAAATGGTTCATCAGTATTTATTTCCCCATACAGGTACAACAGCCTTCATTTGATTCCATGCTGATATGTTAGGCCAAAATGTGCAACCTGGTGGCCAAGCTATAGACTGGGTGGCTCATATTCCTTCTTGAATGATCAAACCCCGTGGTTGccaccaccccaaaacaccaaCTGGAATAGCAGATGATTTGACACTTCAAGATCAGACCATTTGTCATCACCCCTTTGAAGATAAGGGAATGTGCAGCTTGCACCCCATCCTAGCTGCTGTCTCTGGGCATTTGGGTAGCAAATGTTGGTGCACTGAAATGGGAACTGTTGTGCtcttaaagagaaaagaagagcactgagatgaaaaacaaacaaataaatagacCAGTTCCATACTGCAGCATTCCCTATGTAAAGCTCTTGTCATTAGCCATATTTATCTCACAGTGACACCACTAGTTGTGTCTACGTATTTGTGAACTCCTGCTACACTAATGCACTCCTGGGACACCAGGATGCTTTGAAAATGTGCAGCTGTTAAACACTTTACTTCTAGGCTAGGAGACAGGGAGGTAGACACAAGCTACTAAACAGGATTACTGCTTCCTAGGGTGAACTGCTAACGTGCAGTAAACTGCCTGTGGGCCACGCAAGTGGCTAGGAATGAGCCTCGTGCAGATGAAAGCACCCTGTGCTGagaagctagaaagaaatatttagtCCACAGGACTCCCTCTCCAGTGCAGGTGTTTCTGGGCATCTTCAAGCACCTACTACTCTTTGGTATCCTGTTAACTTCAGTGCATGGCGTGGCTGAAATTGTGACAATGGGGAATAAGGATGAAAATTACTCTTTCAGACCTTCCAGatccatctgctgctgctgctgctggacacAGACTCTTTGGTCACCATGAAGACCTTTGTCTTCGGCTGATTTCAGGTCCTCAGGAGGCCAGCGCAGCTCCCCGCTCTCCACCTCCCCGGACTCGGTCGGCTCCACAACGATCGATGGCAGTCTTTTGGACAGCTTGGGGTACTTCTCACGTGAGTCTGGGAAGGCCTGGTGAGACACGTGGGGACATGCTGGTCAAAGCGTTGCCCAGGGCTGCATATTCAGAGCAAGCAGAGTA from Columba livia isolate bColLiv1 breed racing homer chromosome 5, bColLiv1.pat.W.v2, whole genome shotgun sequence carries:
- the LBHD2 gene encoding LBH domain-containing protein 2, giving the protein MTEVMNTREPVMEEFALSQTPEEEGGPSSQAFPDSREKYPKLSKRLPSIVVEPTESGEVESGELRWPPEDLKSAEDKGLHGDQRVCVQQQQQQMDLEDTLVHPAQEVEESTDTLESRTEEDE